A single Triticum dicoccoides isolate Atlit2015 ecotype Zavitan chromosome 2A, WEW_v2.0, whole genome shotgun sequence DNA region contains:
- the LOC119357676 gene encoding protein trichome birefringence-like 11, with amino-acid sequence MPRRHGQVSSGSGEESAPWSWRWRARGGGRGDHAVLWSACVLLSAASLLLAATLSSGFGAARLSAGEVSVVVRASTGAVVVTTDGDAAVDNGRGHCGDADHDGMLTDGEWVREEAGVAPLYDSRECPFVDVGFRCRENGRPDDGYARWRWRPRHCELPRFDAEKLLEVLRNRRLVFVGDSIGRNQWESMLCMLSSAVADAGASVREEHGSPITKHKGFLSFRFLRHNLTVEHYRSPYLVRRGGRPRRAPRHVRSTLQLRAMDSRAHLWKGADVLVFNSGHWWNHDRLQQLHCYFQEGKRLRLDMSVEAAYQRAMDTVHEWVQKEVDGSKTLAVFRTYSPAHNRGTNGGSCGKETLPELNMTRISLGRWPGMLQPAFGGPESAVVRDLRLRVMNVTQMTAHRRDGHPAVYNVEPSARMPVGQREDCSHWCLPGVPDAWNELLYAMVLARLS; translated from the exons ATGCCACGCAGACACGGCCAAGTCTCGAGCGGCAGCGGGGAGGAGAGCGCGCCATGGTCATGGAGATGGCGAGCGCGAGGAGGCGGGCGCGGCGACCACGCCGTGCTCTGGAGCGCCTGCGTCCTCCTCTCCGCCGCCTCGCTGCTCCTCGCCGCCACCCTCTCCTCGGGCTTCGGGGCCGCCAGGCTCTCCGCCGGAGAGGTCAGCGTGGTCGTGAGGGCGAGCACCGGCGCTGTCGTCGTGACGACGGACGGAGACGCTGCCGTCGACAACGGCCGCGGGCACTGCGGCGACGCTGATCACGACGGCATGCTAACCGACGGCGAGTGGGTGCGCGAGGAAGCGGGCGTGGCCCCTCTCTACGACTCGAGGGAGTGCCCGTTCGTCGACGTGGGGTTCCGGTGCCGGGAGAACGGCCGGCCGGACGACGGGTACGCCCGGTGGAGGTGGCGGCCGAGGCACTGCGAGCTCCCGAG GTTCGACGCCGAGAAGCTGCTGGAGGTGCTCCGGAACCGCCGGCTGGTGTTCGTCGGCGACTCCATCGGGCGCAACCAGTGGGAGTCGATGCTCTGCATGCTCTCCTCGGCCGTCGCCGACGCCGGGGCCTCGGTGCGCGAGGAGCACGGGAGCCCCATCACCAAGCACAAGGGCTTCCTCTCCTTCCGGTTCCTCCGCCACAACCTCACGGTGGAGCACTACCGGTCGCCGTACCTGGTCCGGCGCGGCGGCCGCCCCCGCCGCGCGCCCAGGCACGTCCGCTCCACGCTCCAGCTCCGCGCCATGGACTCCAGGGCGCACCTGTGGAAGGGCGCCGACGTGCTCGTCTTCAACTCCGGCCACTGGTGGAACCACGACCGGCTCCAGCAGCT GCATTGCTACTTCCAGGAAGGCAAGAGGCTGAGGCTGGACATGAGCGTGGAGGCGGCCTACCAGAGAGCCATGGACACAGTGCACGAATGGGTCCAGAAGGAGGTGGACGGCAGCAAGACCCTGGCCGTGTTCAGAACCTACTCGCCGGCGCACAATAG GGGCACAAATGGCGGGAGCTGCGGCAAGGAGACGCTGCCGGAGCTGAACATGACGCGAATCTCGCTGGGCCGGTGGCCGGGAATGCTGCAGCCGGCGTTTGGGGGACCGGAATCGGCCGTCGTCAGGGACCTGCGTCTGCGTGTGATGAACGTGACGCAGATGACGGCGCACAGGAGGGACGGCCACCCGGCGGTGTACAATGTGGAGCCGTCGGCGAGGATGCCGGTGGGGCAGAGGGAGGACTGCAGCCACTGGTGCCTGCCGGGTGTGCCCGACGCGTGGAACGAGCTCCTCTACGCCATGGTTCTCGCCAGGCTTTCTTAG
- the LOC119353515 gene encoding TVP38/TMEM64 family membrane protein slr0305-like has product MAFSWPSALRLAVGAALLTAAGVALFTLPVEKILKDFLLWIKENLGAWGPLVLALAYIPLTVLAVPASILTLGGGYLFGLPVGFVADSIGATIGATAAFLLGRTIGRPYVLSKCKDYPKFQAVAIAIQRSGFKIVLLLRLVPLLPFNMLNYLLSVTPVGIVEYMLASWLGMMPITLALVYVGTTLKDLSDVTHGWSEISTTRWVLIISGFAMSILLIICVTRVAKSALDKALAENGEADLGAPQLPVAASPSDLHQPLVIRIDTSNEDHEK; this is encoded by the exons ATGGCGTTCTCGTGGCCCTCGGCCCTCCGCCTCGCCGTCGGCGCCGCCCTGCTCACGGCCGCCGGCGTCGCGCTCTTCACGCTCCCCGTCGAGAAG ATTTTGAAGGATTTTCTTCTTTGGATCAAAGAGAACCTGGGTGCATGGGGTCCTTTGGTATT GGCCCTTGCTTACATCCCTTTGACGGTCTTAGCTGTTCCAGCCTCAATACTCACA CTTGGAGGTGGTTATCTATTTGGCTTGCCCGTTGGGTTTGTTGCTGATTCTATTGGAGCAACAATTGGTGCAACTGCTGCATTTTTGCTTGGTAGAACG ATTGGAAGGCCGTATGTtctctccaaatgcaaagattaccCCAAGTTTCAAGCAGTAGCTATAGCCATCCAAAGGTCTGGCTTCAAG ATCGTGTTGCTACTACGGCTTGTACCTCTACTTCCATTTAACATGTTGAACTACCTGTTGTCTGTCACTCCTGTTGGCATTGTGGAATACATGCTGGCTTCTTGGCTGGGAATGATG CCAATCACTCTCGCCTTGGTATATGTGGGAACAACACTAAAAGATCTATCAGATGTGACACATGGATGGAGTGAGATCTCCACTACCAGATGG GTTCTCATAATTTCTGGCTTTGCAATGTCCA TTCTCTTGATTATATGCGTCACAAGAGTCGCAAAATCTGCTCTGGACAAGGCGCTGGCAGAGAATGGGGAGGCGGATCTAGGAGCCCCGCAGCTTCCGGTGGCGGCCTCTCCCTCGGATCTGCATCAACCTCTTGTAATCAGGATTGACACCTCGAACGAAGATCACGAGAAGTAA